In Elaeis guineensis isolate ETL-2024a chromosome 1, EG11, whole genome shotgun sequence, a genomic segment contains:
- the LOC105061503 gene encoding pyruvate dehydrogenase (acetyl-transferring) kinase, mitochondrial, whose product MAVKKAAESFSKSLAEEVQRWGAMKQTGVSLRYMMEFGARPTEKNLLISAQFLHKELPIRIARRAIELESLPFGLSEKPAVLKVRNWYLDSFRDLRSFPEIKDTSDELAFTEMIKMIKVRHNNVVPAMALGVQQLKKDLNPKAVPTDLEEIHEFLDRFYMSRIGIRMLIGQHVGLHDRDPAPGCIGLINTRMSPMLVAQTASEDARSMCLREYGSAPEVNIYGDPSFTFPYVTPHLHLMVFELVKNSLRAVQERFMDSDKDVPPIRIIVADGIEDVTIKISDEGGGIPRSGLPKIFTYLYSTAKNPLDENYGGVHDGLTMAGYGYGLPISRLYARYFGGDLQIISMEGYGTDAYLHLSRLGDSQEPLP is encoded by the exons ATGGCGGTGAAGAAGGCAGCGGAGTCGTTCTCGAAGTCGTTGGCGGAGGAAGTGCAGCGATGGGGCGCGATGAAGCAGACGGGAGTCAGTTTGAGGTATATGATGGAGTTCGGGGCCCGGCCGACCGAGAAGAACCTCCTCATCTCGGCCCAGTTCCTCCACAAGGAGCTCCCAATAAGGATTGCGAGGAGGGCCATTGAGTTGGAGAGCCTCCCCTTTGGGTTGTCCGAGAAGCCCGCCGTCTTGAAG GTGAGAAATTGGTATCTGGATTCTTTTCGTGATCTTCGATCCTTTCCAGAAATCAAGGACACAAGTGATGAGTTGGCTTTCACTGAAATGATCAAGATGATAAAAGTGAGGCATAATAACGTGGTACCAGCAATGGCTCTAGGCGTGCAACAGCTGAAGAAAGATTTGAACCCCAAGGCTGTGCCCACAGACCTGGAAGAAATTCATGAATTTCTCGACCGTTTTTACATGTCGAGAATTGGTATACGTATGCTTATAG GGCAGCATGTGGGTTTGCATGATCGTGACCCAGCACCTGGATGTATTGGTCTAATAAACACTAGAATGTCTCCAATGCTGGTGGCCCAAACTGCTAGTGAGGATGCCCGCAGTATGTGTTTACGGGAATATGGGAGTGCTCCTGAAGTTAACATTTATGGGGATCCAAGTTTCACCTTTCC ATATGTTACACCACATTTACATCTCATGGTGTTTGAGTTGGTCAAAAACTCGTTACGTGCAGTTCAAGAACGATTTATGGATTCTGACAAAGATGTCCCTCCTATCAGAATTATAGTTGCTGATGGAATAGAGGATGTCACAATAAAG ATATCAGATGAAGGGGGTGGCATTCCAAGAAGTGGCCTTCCAAAGATTTTTACTTATCTTTATAGTACTGCTAAAAACCCACTGGATGAAAATTATGGTGGGGTACATGATGGGTTAACTATGGCTGGATATGGTTATGGACTTCCAATCAGTCGTCTTTATGCCCGATATTTTGGAGGTGATCTCCAAATTATTTCCATGGAAGGATATG GAACTGATGCTTACCTTCACTTGTCCCGACTGGGAGATTCACAGGAGCCCCTTCCATAA